In Thermoanaerobaculia bacterium, one genomic interval encodes:
- a CDS encoding JAB domain-containing protein — translation HNHPSGDPAPSAEDVEFTRRLKHAADLVGVRLLDHVVVGRGRCESLRERGLL, via the coding sequence ACCACAACCACCCCTCGGGCGACCCGGCGCCGTCCGCCGAAGACGTGGAGTTCACGCGGCGGTTGAAACACGCGGCGGATCTCGTCGGGGTGCGCCTCCTCGATCACGTGGTCGTCGGCCGCGGCCGCTGCGAGTCTCTCCGGGAACGGGGGCTCCTCTGA